The nucleotide window CGCTGCACAAGCAGTTGTCGTTTCGCGTTATCCCACCTCAGGATGGTCGTCCAGTGATGCTGGACGATACCACCTACTTTCTTTCCTTCCGCACGAAGAAAGATGCCGTCGCGACCGCAAATCGGCTCAACAGTCCGGAAGTTCAAGAGTTCTACCGAGCGTGGATCTTCTGGGACGCGAAACGTCCGATCACGTCGGAGATTCTTCAGCGGCTCAAAGCGGTCGACTAGGCAGCTACGATTGCCATCGGCGGAAAGCAGAGCAAGGGGATGCTGAGCGAGACCGTCCCCAAAGCATAGCGGAACCAGCCGATCGGAACGCTGTCGTCACTAGTTGGTGGATGATCAGGACGCATCAAGATGACCAGCAGCAACATCAGGCTCCACTGGTAGGCCCCGATCGTGATGATAAAGAGCACCGCCACCACGAGAAATGCCCGGGCAATCCAATGGGCACTCTTTCCGAACATCGTGTAGGTCACGTGCCCTCCATCGAGTTGGCTGACCGGAATCATATTGAGCCCAGTCACCAGAAGCCCCACCCAACCGGCCATGAAAAAGGGGTTGAGCTGGCTTTGATTGATGTACATCCCTGCTTCATACCCGGGGACATCGAACCACTGCATCATCCACGCCATAGCGATCGGCAGGTCGAGCTTGAAAGATCCGGTTCCCGGTGCTGTCAGGTCCATCTGCGATACGCCATACCACAGCACGGGAACGGCCACAACCAAGCCCGCCAAGGGGCCAGCCAGGCCAATGTCGAATAACTGTTTGCGGTCGGCACGCATGCCATCCATGCCGATCACTGCCCCAAATGTTCCGATCGGAGAAATCGGCACTGGTATGAAGTAAGGCAGACTGGCCGGCACTCGGTACCGCAAGGCCATCAGGAAGTGCCCCATCTCGTGGGCAAACAAGATTCCCAACATCGCTGCCATGTACAGCAACCCACTCTTCCAGTCAGCAAGATAGTGGATCAAGTCACGTCGCATCTCGACGGCTGGACTCGACAGGAACGAATCAAACGCACGCGGAATTCCCATCGCCGCAGGGCTCGACCACGCAAACAAATTGATGATCGCTTCCAACGGCTGCCAATTGGTCATTCCGGCAAGAAAGGTCGATGCGCACGTAGCGAAGAAAAGAATGACCGGTAGGCGTACGCGGCGTTTGCGAACGGGAGGGTTGGCAATCAGGCGGGCCTGCGACGAAAACTCGACCGAATCCTGTTCCCACGCTTTCGAAGCCCCCTCGTCCAAGGCGGTCTTGTGAGGTGTCGTTTGTTCGTCTACGCGGGATTCCATCGATTCATTCATAGAGACCAAGTTAACAGAATTCCGCAACGAGCGGATAGCGGACCAGTCAACCAGCTCTCAGTTGAATGGACCACACAGCCCCTAAAGCCTATAGAGCCAACGGGAAATGGTAAAGGTTAGCCCTGGCATCCATTCTGCGTAACTTCTTTATTGGCCGCGTCTTCCGAGACCGAGACACGGCGGTGACCGAAGGAATCACTTGAACGGCAAGTGATTACAGGACTTCGATACTCTTAATGGCGTTACCGCCCCCCTTCGAAGCAGCCAACAAACAGCGTCTGGCTGCCTGAAAGATCTCTTGCGGGGGAAGACTCTTGGGTGGCACACATGCCGACGCAACGCCACCACAAGTGGCGAGTTCGATCCCTTGATGGCACTCGCGACGCTGCGACCAGGCGGTCACCAGATCTAAGATTTGCCGCGTTAAGGTAACCGTTTGATGCCGATCGTGATCGTCCAGCAGAACGGCCAGGCACATATCGCCGCACGGCAGCACACGCCCCAGACCATCGCTCAGTCGGTCCACGATAGCCGCGACCAGTTGCCGCCAGACATCGACTTCCTCGACTCCGGCCACCATCAGGAAGTCCTCGAATTGATTGATCTTTAGAAGCGATATCGAGAACTCGCAACGCTGCGACCGGCATCGCTGCATCGAGGTGGCAATCTCCGTCAGCAAGTTGGCATCGGCCATGATCGGATCGACCGGCGTTTCCTCGACGGTCGCTTCTGCGCCGGTTTCCTTCTCGGCATGAGGAGGAATCCCCCCATTTTCGGCCAGACTCTTGGTGGTATCGATTAACCGCTGGACTTCCGGCGATTGAATCATCTGAGCGTGAGGCGCACGATCCCCCAAGGCCAGCGGAGCGGCGACCACCTCGGCCAACTGGGACAATTGGAAATAAGCTTGGGCAACCACTTCGCAGTAGTCGGTTCCATCGGGCAAAGAGACTGAAAGAACGCCGGCCAGTTGATACAACTTCTCTTGGATATCTACGACCAGGTGTTCGACCGTATCGGCATCGTGGCTGGTGGTCGATTTCAGCTGATCGAGAAACTTCGGCATCAACTTGAGTCGATGATGTGCGAGAACCTCGGCCAGGTTGTGCGCCAGACGCAAAGTTGCCGACTGACCACTAAGCTTGCTGAATTCAATTCCCGAGGAAGGATGCCCTTCGCGAATGATTTGCACCAACGATTCCGGCAGGTTCCAGCTTTGCAGTAGTCGGCAGCCAAGAATGTTGTGATCGAAACCGAGTGTTTCCCATTCCATCTCTGACAGGTCCGCTTCCTCCTGAAGGACCTTGTTGGCGAAGTTGGCGTAGGCATCACCTAGGTCCTGCAGCATCACCAACGCACCAATTTCTGACAGCAGGCCAGCGATGAACGCGTCGTCGCCGAAGTTCTTCCGCTGCAGATTGGCGATCTCGCGAGCAGCTACGGCCTTGGTCAGGGCAAACTGCCAGTACTGAGCCAGTACTTCGGCTTCAATTCCCTGCAGCATCGCTTTCGGCAGGCTGAAACCCAGCACCAAGAGCTTGAGCGGTTTGATTCCGAGAAGTGCAAGCGCCTGATTCAAATCCGACACCTGCCCAGACAACCCAAACAGGGGGCTGTTAACGACTTTCAGGATCTTGAGGGTCATCGCCGGGTCGCGCTGGATACACTGCTTGATTTGCACAACGGTAGCATGTTCGTCGGCGGTTAGCTTGAGCACTTCCATGGCGACGGTGGGAAGCGAATAGAGTTGCTGGGCCCGGGACACCATTTGAGCTACCAGCCCTACTTCGCCCGATTCATGCTGAGCGCGACCAAGTGTCTTGGGAACGCTGGTCGATGTGGAAGAACCGCCTGTCACTTCAGTTGCCTTTTGCAATGCCAATCCAAGAATCCATCGGATGTCCTATTTCGTTTAAAAATATAGGTCACCGGGTGGGGCGAGTCGGCGGAATTGTTAGCTGCGAAATGGCTTGCGTCGATTACCACGGTTTGTCCCGTTGTTTGCTTAAAACCACTCTACCGGGTAACCTGAAACTTTATTGTCTCCCCCTAAATTCACTACCACCGTTACGACCACCCCAAGCCCCATGCCATCGCCAGCGAACATTTCCGAACGCTACCTCCGCCGAGGGTTCACGCTGGTCGAACTTTTGGTGGTGATCGCGATTATCGGAATTCTGATCGGCTTGCTGCTGCCGGCGGTACAGCGAGCCCGCGAGGCGGCCAGGCGGACGCAGTGCGTTAACCAGCTCAAACAGATCGGCTTGGCCTGGCACAACCACACCGATACTTACAACGCATTCCCGACCGGTGGTTATGCTCAGCACGTATTCGCAACGTTTAACGGTGGCCGTCCGGGGGCACTCGAGAAACAGGCTGCCGGCTGGGCATTCCAAATCCTTCCCTTCATGGAACACGACACCGTGCACAACGGCAAACCAGGCGGAACCGACCTGGAATCGTCGAAGTACGCGATGAGCATTCCGATTCCCGAGTACTTCTGCCCGAGTCGGCGTTCACCGACTTCCGAGTCGGCCAAGTTGATCCACATGTGTATCAGCTCGAGCGGGGCGAACACGAATGCCTTCGATCAGGTCCCTCGGGCTCAGATCGATTACGCTGGCGGTAACCAGGAAGGGACAGGCGTGCTGGCCAGAGACTTTACCGGCACTTGCGGCGATACATCGAGTGCTAATGTTGGCCCTCGCAAGAAACTCTACGACTTTTCCTCGGTGACCGACGGAACTAGCAACACCCTGATGGTGGCCGAGAAATGCGTTAACCTCAGCACGATGGGACAAGGCTCCCAGGAAGGGGACATCTACGGATACACTTCCGGCTGGGACGGCCCACCAGCAAGCAACCCCGGTATCACACACGAAACAATCCGCCGTACCGACCTGGAGCCGTGGCCGGACATCATCGGTTCCACTCCCATCAACGGTGCCAATCGATTCGGCAGTTCCCACGATGGCGGCTTGAATGCCTTGCTGGTCGATGGCAGCGTACGGTTCATCCCCTACACAATCGAGGTTGATCTCTTTCGCAAGCTGGGGGACAAAGGGGATGGGGAAGTGGTAAGCTTACCGTAATACTTCCTTTGTCCGACGACAGAACATCACTAACTCGCGAAGCTCGCTATGATTGTCCGGCTTAAAAAACAAGGCGATCGCTACGTACTGGAACTCGACGCCTCGGTCGTCGAGCAGTTGCAACTGGATGAAACCACGCCTTTGGAAATCACCCAACTAGAAGACGGGATCAAACTCTCGAAATCTCCCAGTGGTATTTCCCCAGAAGCGTTCCAAGACGCCATCAAATTCGCCGACGAGAACTTCCCCGATACGTTTCGGAAACTCGCGGAGTGAGTGCCATGTTATTCCTCAGCATCGAGGATGCCCTGGCAATTCATCGGTGGCAGATCGAAACATATGGTGGACAAGATGGGCTTCGCGATAGAGGACTGCTGGAGTCTGCATTAGCAATGCCCCTGGCAACGTATGGGGGAACAGAACTTCACCCCACCATATTCGACAAAGCGAGCGCGTATGTCTTCCACCTCGCTCCCAATCATCCATTCCTAGACGGCAACAAGAGAATTTCCGCCGCCGCAGGAATCATCTTCCTGAAAGTAAATGGCTATGAGCTTCACACAACTCAGGATAGTTACACCGAACTGATCCTGAATGCGGCCCAAGGAAAAATTCAGAAACCTGAGATCTCTGAATTTTTCCGAACTAACACGAAGCCCATCACTTAGTCGAACTTCAGCGAGATCTGCTTCAGACGCTTTTCGGTTTCTTCCATCAGGGCGTCTTCCGCAGCTTCATCCGCTGCGACGTACGTGACCGAGAAACGAAGGAACGCGCCGGCATCGTCCCAAGGCACCGTGCAGATCGACTTCTCAGTGATGAGGTACTGCGAGGCTTCTTCGGCATTAGCGAAACTTGGACCACCTTCGACACCCGAAGGGCTCTTCGTGTACAGGAAGTACGTTCCGCCTGGCATCTTGCACTGAAAACCGCAGCGGTTGAGCATGTCGACCAGCTTCTTCAGACGACGCTCGTACTTAGCCCTGGTTTGCTTCGGGATTTCTTCGTTGGCCAAAGCGGCGGCGGCCGCTTTTTGAATGGCGATGAACTGCCCGCTGTCGCAGTTGTCTTTGACGTCGCTGAAGGCCTGGACCAGCAGAGGGTTACCGCAAACCCAACCAATTCGCCAGCCGATCATATCGAAGCCCTTGGACAACGAATGGACTTCCACACCCACGTCCTTGGCACCTGGCACGCTGAGGAAACTGAGCGGTTCGCCTTCGAAGGTCAGCACCGTATGGGCTGCGTCCTGAACGACAACCAGGTTGTTTTCCTTGGCAAACTTG belongs to Blastopirellula marina and includes:
- a CDS encoding site-2 protease family protein; this encodes MESRVDEQTTPHKTALDEGASKAWEQDSVEFSSQARLIANPPVRKRRVRLPVILFFATCASTFLAGMTNWQPLEAIINLFAWSSPAAMGIPRAFDSFLSSPAVEMRRDLIHYLADWKSGLLYMAAMLGILFAHEMGHFLMALRYRVPASLPYFIPVPISPIGTFGAVIGMDGMRADRKQLFDIGLAGPLAGLVVAVPVLWYGVSQMDLTAPGTGSFKLDLPIAMAWMMQWFDVPGYEAGMYINQSQLNPFFMAGWVGLLVTGLNMIPVSQLDGGHVTYTMFGKSAHWIARAFLVVAVLFIITIGAYQWSLMLLLVILMRPDHPPTSDDSVPIGWFRYALGTVSLSIPLLCFPPMAIVAA
- a CDS encoding HDOD domain-containing protein; this encodes MALQKATEVTGGSSTSTSVPKTLGRAQHESGEVGLVAQMVSRAQQLYSLPTVAMEVLKLTADEHATVVQIKQCIQRDPAMTLKILKVVNSPLFGLSGQVSDLNQALALLGIKPLKLLVLGFSLPKAMLQGIEAEVLAQYWQFALTKAVAAREIANLQRKNFGDDAFIAGLLSEIGALVMLQDLGDAYANFANKVLQEEADLSEMEWETLGFDHNILGCRLLQSWNLPESLVQIIREGHPSSGIEFSKLSGQSATLRLAHNLAEVLAHHRLKLMPKFLDQLKSTTSHDADTVEHLVVDIQEKLYQLAGVLSVSLPDGTDYCEVVAQAYFQLSQLAEVVAAPLALGDRAPHAQMIQSPEVQRLIDTTKSLAENGGIPPHAEKETGAEATVEETPVDPIMADANLLTEIATSMQRCRSQRCEFSISLLKINQFEDFLMVAGVEEVDVWRQLVAAIVDRLSDGLGRVLPCGDMCLAVLLDDHDRHQTVTLTRQILDLVTAWSQRRECHQGIELATCGGVASACVPPKSLPPQEIFQAARRCLLAASKGGGNAIKSIEVL
- a CDS encoding DUF1559 domain-containing protein yields the protein MSPPKFTTTVTTTPSPMPSPANISERYLRRGFTLVELLVVIAIIGILIGLLLPAVQRAREAARRTQCVNQLKQIGLAWHNHTDTYNAFPTGGYAQHVFATFNGGRPGALEKQAAGWAFQILPFMEHDTVHNGKPGGTDLESSKYAMSIPIPEYFCPSRRSPTSESAKLIHMCISSSGANTNAFDQVPRAQIDYAGGNQEGTGVLARDFTGTCGDTSSANVGPRKKLYDFSSVTDGTSNTLMVAEKCVNLSTMGQGSQEGDIYGYTSGWDGPPASNPGITHETIRRTDLEPWPDIIGSTPINGANRFGSSHDGGLNALLVDGSVRFIPYTIEVDLFRKLGDKGDGEVVSLP
- a CDS encoding type II toxin-antitoxin system death-on-curing family toxin, producing the protein MLFLSIEDALAIHRWQIETYGGQDGLRDRGLLESALAMPLATYGGTELHPTIFDKASAYVFHLAPNHPFLDGNKRISAAAGIIFLKVNGYELHTTQDSYTELILNAAQGKIQKPEISEFFRTNTKPIT
- a CDS encoding LL-diaminopimelate aminotransferase, with protein sequence MSDPYFQKLFAERIGGENYGKGTAIYKFEKIKRAKRKALADYPDRQLIDFGIGENDEMAPESVRKVMGEEINKPENRGYADNGVAEFKKAAADYMKRMFGVELDATTEVNHCIGSKTALAMLPACFINPGDICLMTVPGYPVAGTHAAYYGGTVYKLPLLAENDFFPDLDGIPAEVKEKAKLLVINYPNSPTGKVATKEFYEKVIKFAKENNLVVVQDAAHTVLTFEGEPLSFLSVPGAKDVGVEVHSLSKGFDMIGWRIGWVCGNPLLVQAFSDVKDNCDSGQFIAIQKAAAAALANEEIPKQTRAKYERRLKKLVDMLNRCGFQCKMPGGTYFLYTKSPSGVEGGPSFANAEEASQYLITEKSICTVPWDDAGAFLRFSVTYVAADEAAEDALMEETEKRLKQISLKFD